The Fusobacterium polymorphum genome segment ACTATTGTGATTCATAGCATGATAAAGTGTTGAGCTCAAAAACATTAAAAGTAAAGATATAATAAAAATGCTTATTCCAGTGGCAGCAGCATAACCACCATGAAAATATCCCCATAGACTTCCAATAGGTAATAATACCAAAGTAGCAGCTGCCATGACTCCATGTGTAATTGTATTTCCAAGTTCTTCTGAAAATGTTAATCTTCTATTTAATCTCATATATATTACTTCCTTTTTACAAAAATCATTTATTATATTTAGACTAAAAAATAAGTTAAATAGTCATAATTAAGTTTAGTCTTAATTAATGAGAAAATCAAGTAAAAAATAAAAGTTTATAAAATTAGTAAAAAAATAGTTGACAAAATTTTTGTTTAATGATACTATACAAATGTACAGTTGAATAAGTACTCAATCAAATAAAAAATTAAGGAGGATATAATATGGCAAGTTGTGAAAATATGAAAAAAGGTGAAGTATATGGATGTCAATGTTGTGACTTTGAAATAGAAGTAAAGAAAGCATGTGACTGTGGAACTAATGATAATTGCGAAACTCATGATGAAACTCATGAATGTTGTGAATTCACTTGTTGTGGAAAACCATTAGTAAAAAAAGGATAGTAATATAAAATTATTAAAATTTCAGGAAATTTTTTGAAAATATTTCAATCAATTTCCTGTTTTTTTATTTGACATAAGGAAATTTAAACTTTATAATACAAAAAATAATATTAAAATTAAGGAGGTAAAATGTTTAAATTTAATTATACTATAAAACAAGAAGATCTAAACTATGGAAATCATGTTGGAAATGAAAGAGCATTATTATTTTTTCAATGGACTAGAGAATCGTTTTTAAGACAAAATAATTTGAGTGAAACTAATATTGGTGATGGCAGTGGTTTTATTCAAGTTGAAGCTACTGTTCAATATAAAAAACAATTATTTTTAGAACAAAAAATAGAAGTTAGAATAACAAAAATAGAAATAAAAGGTTTGAAAATAATTTTTGAACATGAAATATACAATGGGCAAGATTTAGCTATAACAGGTACTGCAACAGTTCTAGCATATAACTATGAAGAGCAAAAAGTTAAAAAAGTTCCTATTACTTTTAAAGAAATAGTTGAAAAATATTCAATATAAAATTAAAAAAGGAGTTGTTACAAATTTTAGTGTAGCAACTCCTTAATTATTATTTTTTAGCAAGAATAAGGTCACCTAATTTTAATTTAGGTACATGGTGTATTCCATTTTCAATAAAGTATTTAGTATCTTCCTCATCTTTTGAATCTAC includes the following:
- a CDS encoding acyl-CoA thioesterase, which translates into the protein MFKFNYTIKQEDLNYGNHVGNERALLFFQWTRESFLRQNNLSETNIGDGSGFIQVEATVQYKKQLFLEQKIEVRITKIEIKGLKIIFEHEIYNGQDLAITGTATVLAYNYEEQKVKKVPITFKEIVEKYSI